The nucleotide sequence ATACCCGGCCTTTCCTTTATCCGCCTGCACGAACACCCGGCGATCGTCAGCCTGCAACAAAGAGATTTTCTTTTTCTCATCCTGATCGGCGCAGTGCTGCTCGGCATCGGGCTGGGCATCATCTTTAAATTCCGCGGCAGCACCGCAGGATCCGATGTCATTGCCGCGGTGGCGCAAAAGCGGTGGGGCATCAAACCGGGGACGGTCTTCATGATGGTGGATTCAATGGTGATCCTGCTGGCCGGATTCATCATCCATTTCAAAGGGCTGGCAGCGGAACGGCACGCCGTTACCCTGACGCTCTATGCCTTTTTCCTTCTCTTTGTCTCCAGCCATCTGGTGGATGTGATCATCGAGGGATTCGATTACGCCCACTCTGTCATCATCATATCCGACCAGTCAGCGGAGATCGGCCGGCGCATCATCGCTGAACTGGACCGGAGCGCCACCATGGTGGAAGCGACTGGCATTTATACACAGAACAAACGCCCGGTGCTGTACGCCGTAGTGACGCGCAAACAGGTGGGCGACATGGTGCAGATCATCAAGGAAACGGA is from bacterium and encodes:
- a CDS encoding YitT family protein — its product is MVDQIKQSISKRRRLIRDYVAITIGAFIMGAGISVFLVDAKVVPGGVSGLSMALHYLSGGVLPVGLMIWVFNIPLYIWGVRELGKQFGARTFVGFTLNSFFIDLLRGQIPGLSFIRLHEHPAIVSLQQRDFLFLILIGAVLLGIGLGIIFKFRGSTAGSDVIAAVAQKRWGIKPGTVFMMVDSMVILLAGFIIHFKGLAAERHAVTLTLYAFFLLFVSSHLVDVIIEGFDYAHSVIIISDQSAEIGRRIIAELDRSATMVEATGIYTQNKRPVLYAVVTRKQVGDMVQIIKETDPNAFVILNNVHEVLGEGFRARI